The Clostridia bacterium DNA segment CTTTTTGCATTTTAAAAAGTTATTCATTGTGATTTCTCCTTGTAAATGTATTATTGTCTTTAGCCATTTAAAGCCTACATATAGTCTATAGGGTAACTACCCCAAAAGATATTCCCGGACTTACCATCAATCGATATAATGTCTCCAGATTTTAAACTCATCTTATTAATTATACATTCTTTTTTCATATCGTCTATCACTAAATCCCGGCAATTTACAATACACACTTTTCCTAGTTTGCCTGCTGTAACTGCAGAATGAGAAGTTACACCACCTCGACTAGTTACCAAACCATCACATATAAATATTTTGGGTATATCGTCAGGCACAGTATCTGGCCGAACTAGTATAAGGTCATACTCTGGAGATTCTTTTTTATACAAGTTAAGGTCCTCCATGTCAAAGCAAATCTTACCAGTCAAGCAGCCACCATCTGTACCTATTCCTCGGCCAATCAGTTTCATATCTTCAGCTGGAACATTAAAATAGGAAATTCTTTCTTTCGCATTAATTATTTGCTCTCTTGTTTGGAGAATATATAAATCTTCTGGTTCCTCTGATTCAAAAGTAAACTCTATCTCTTGATTACTAAAACCATAGTTATATATTAAATCCCAAGATATTTCTTTAAGCCTTTTGTAGATTTTAGGAAAAGCTGATTTTAAAGATATCTCCGAATCCTGATAATCCTCTTTTCTTTGGTTCTCAGATATGGGTAAGGTATGTACTAAACCTGCCACAATATCCTCTCCCTGGCTACATAAGGTAAAATCTCCGTAGAGATTAATCCCTGGTTTACTCAATTTGGGGTTATGCGTAAAAACTACACCTGAGCCAGATTTTTTTGATTTATTACCCATCACCATTTTCTGAACAATTACCGCTGTTCCCCATTCATCTGCTATTTGTAAATGCTTGCGATAGGATATCGCTCTTGGCGTATTCCAAGAATCTAAAACCATATTAATTGCTTGCTTCAACTGCTTATAGGGATCATTATTTATAAATACTTTATGCTCTAACAATACCACTTTATACTGGTCCACTAGTTCCTTCATCTGCGAAGAATTAAAATCGGCTTTTTTAACTACGCCATATTTCTCCTTTAAATTTTTCATCTGAATATCAAAATACGATCGCTCTATCCCATTAAACATCCCCCAGCTTTGGATAAATCTCCGGTATGAGTCCCATGACATCCAAGCTTTGTCAGGATCCTTAGCCAGATTGGTAGCAATTTCATCATTAATGCCCACATTTAAAAAAGTACTCATACCACCCGGTAAAGAAATAGCTGTTCCAGAGCGGACAGACAATAAAAGGGGATTGCTCTTATCTCCAAATTTTTGCTTAGTAATTCTCTCTATTTCCCGAATATTTTCGTATATTAATTCCTCTAATTCTAAACTCATATAGGGGTGATCTAAAACCGTTTCCATATGTCTGAATACTTCCGTCGTCAGGACAAAACCTGCTGGAATAGGAAAATTATAAGACGTCAACTTTTTCAGGTAATAGGCTTTTGCACCTAAGAAAACTCTATTATCTATTCTAGGCGTTGCTCTGTTGAATGGGCTTACCGTTAAATCAGGATTATAGGTCATCATATTTCTGATGTACTTTTGCGAGTAGTTATCAATAACACGGTGCAACTTATTGATAGAATCCGAGATAAAATTATCTAATTGTTGAATTAAAAAGGCAGAAGAGAGTATCTCTCTATAAAATCCTTCAGATTTTTTTAGTAAGGTTTCCTTGGAATTATCAAAAATACGAGGTACCACTTCTCCAAGAGCAGCATCATAGAATCTCATGAAATATTCATTTATAATCTCTTTAATATTTAGAGCCATGAATTGAAAAATATTTATATACTGTTCCAAAGTAAAGCTAGGTGAAGACAAGCTATACCTAAACATCTCTAAATTTGAATTGAAACTCTGATTTTCCATTCCATCTAATTCCAAACCAATTTTAAACAAATTAAGCGCTTCATAAATGTTGTTCAACGTTTTCGCTGTAATATACTCTAATTTAATTTCTCCTAAGATATTATTCATCAAACTAGATGCGACTTTTTCCAATCTATACATTAAGCCTAAAGCCTCAAATTTAGGCTCACTATATTTCCCATACATCGATGGTATTCCAATAGCGATATGACGCTTATAATAAATATTTTCATACGCTTGACTCTTCTTAGGGTCCAGTATTACGTTTTTCAATTTACCCATTAATAAATAGACTTGATTTAGCGAGTCAATATTATTTTGCTCCGTCATATGGTTTTTTAATATAGTAACTTCCTTTTCACTAAAAAAATTGCTTTTTTCTAGAACTCCCACAATATCAATCGTTTCCAAAGTGTATTTTTCAATTAGCAAATTATTGATTTGAATTAAATAGATTAATCTCTTTTTATCTCGATCGTTATCACTCGCATATCCACTAATAAAATTTACGACTTCCGTTTCGGGTAAAGTTAAGAGCCCTAAATAATCTGTTTTAAACTCCTTACAAGTAGCCTTCATAAGCTTATGCACAGTTGTATAATACTTATTTTTAGTATCTAATGTGCCCTTTAAGTCTGGAGGCAGGATATCACTTAAGCTAAGTGTATCTCCTGTAAGCCAGTAAG contains these protein-coding regions:
- a CDS encoding pyruvate phosphate dikinase, which translates into the protein MEKIFESKALEANLVETRHEDIEIPEKHNWFIGLSAEKWGINKRTEEFILEYNHNFVNYDYILENLHNISLTDLWFYNSIEESEEALIFLIGIFEDLYAKKMGPSREEQLMKIIFKFIDQLLKEGKSRPEVIKRVIALIKKGMASNQDIFIRNAGFFKNYLSRVAAIPEFNTEICSMTKDILLKSTDYWKKSTNAEEWFDSKRSIFQSKYASTVSEVIGAKFFDDLKQQIENSQNWEEITSNLFFNDIANHFRHFSDEFELSIEKIQYLFFIMHLPGMNQLKNHLLYSMNRLLKDSLIGLENDERYEFIDKLFSLFVELNSQYSGTVLDCISTLGKEIVDIDDLKLISYFNRKLISFGFINPGNLELTIDWQIKVNTNHVKNIRVWLELIERAPNSFKKLLAALLVNVRLGGIFISDTDLFQRDVTKLLNSEIAPVYNQIKQLARFFPVYFREIGAEGKLREATTAMDELARREDRLIHFVRKQIHTESNNTHIDLIQRVGTYWLTGDTLSLSDILPPDLKGTLDTKNKYYTTVHKLMKATCKEFKTDYLGLLTLPETEVVNFISGYASDNDRDKKRLIYLIQINNLLIEKYTLETIDIVGVLEKSNFFSEKEVTILKNHMTEQNNIDSLNQVYLLMGKLKNVILDPKKSQAYENIYYKRHIAIGIPSMYGKYSEPKFEALGLMYRLEKVASSLMNNILGEIKLEYITAKTLNNIYEALNLFKIGLELDGMENQSFNSNLEMFRYSLSSPSFTLEQYINIFQFMALNIKEIINEYFMRFYDAALGEVVPRIFDNSKETLLKKSEGFYREILSSAFLIQQLDNFISDSINKLHRVIDNYSQKYIRNMMTYNPDLTVSPFNRATPRIDNRVFLGAKAYYLKKLTSYNFPIPAGFVLTTEVFRHMETVLDHPYMSLELEELIYENIREIERITKQKFGDKSNPLLLSVRSGTAISLPGGMSTFLNVGINDEIATNLAKDPDKAWMSWDSYRRFIQSWGMFNGIERSYFDIQMKNLKEKYGVVKKADFNSSQMKELVDQYKVVLLEHKVFINNDPYKQLKQAINMVLDSWNTPRAISYRKHLQIADEWGTAVIVQKMVMGNKSKKSGSGVVFTHNPKLSKPGINLYGDFTLCSQGEDIVAGLVHTLPISENQRKEDYQDSEISLKSAFPKIYKRLKEISWDLIYNYGFSNQEIEFTFESEEPEDLYILQTREQIINAKERISYFNVPAEDMKLIGRGIGTDGGCLTGKICFDMEDLNLYKKESPEYDLILVRPDTVPDDIPKIFICDGLVTSRGGVTSHSAVTAGKLGKVCIVNCRDLVIDDMKKECIINKMSLKSGDIISIDGKSGNIFWGSYPIDYM